TACGTTCCTATGCAACCTCCGCTGCGCTTTTGGTGGGAGCGTTATTCGTCGGCTGGGTTCTTCCTGCGTGGACCCAACCGCTGCCTGAGCCTACGGCCGCTGACAACACCCGTGTCGCGGTTATCCAGGGCAATGTTCCGCGCCTCGGTTTAGAGTTCAATGCCCAGCGCCGCGCAGTCCTGCAAAACCACGCCGATGCCACCAATGAGCTGGCCCGACGTGTCCACCAAGGTAAGGAAGAGCAGCCGGACATCGTCATCTGGCCCGAAAACTCCTCCGATGTCAGCCCGTTTACGGATGGGGAAGCGGCACGCATTATCGAAAACGCCGCGATGAATATTGGCGCTCCCATCGTGGTCGGCACCTTTACCTACACCAATGGGGTGCAAAACACCATGGTGGTCTGGGATCCGCAGACCGGCCCCGGCGACCAGCACGAGAAAATCTATCTCCAGCCCTTCGGCGAGACCATGCCATTCCGCGAACTGCTACGTCACTTTTCCGACATGGTCGCTCACGCCGGAGACATGACTCCGGGCAGCGGCGATGCCGTGGTTACAACGCCAGGCACCGATGGTTTAAAGAAGGTCAATCTAGGCGTGGCCACCTGTTACGAAGTGGTCTTCGATGGTGCCTTCCGCAACGCAGTCAAACACGGCGCAACCATGCTGGCCACGCCCACAAATAACGCCACCTTCGGTTTCACCGACATGACCTACCAACAGCTGGCCATGAGCCGCATGCGAGCCATGGAGTTCCAACGCTCCACGGCCGTCGCCGCAACCAGCGGTGTGAGCGCGATTGTGGATGCGCACGGAGACGTCGTAAAGCGGAGCAAAATCTTCGAGCAGAAGGTACTCACTGAAACTCTGCCTCAGTACGCCCACCTGACTTTTGCAGCCCGCTTCGGGACGTGGATTGAAGGTCTACTGACCGCATTCGGTATTCTTTGTGTGGTTGGTGCCGTCCTGCGTCGCCGTGGCGGAGATGCCAGGGCAGGCGCAGATGAAGTTGATGGCCGGGATACTGAGCAGAACATGCACTAAGGAGAATCACGAGTGACTGCCCTAAATGAGTCGACGCTGGTTGTCATTCCCACTTTCAACGAGCGGGAAAACCTGCCGGGCGTGATTGCACGCCTGCGCGCAGCGGAGCCTCGCGTCGACATTTTGGTTGTCGATGACTCTTCACCAGACGGCACCGGTGAGCTCGCCGATGAAATCGCTGCCGCTGACAAGTCGGACAACGGCGAAGAGCACATCTACGTCCTGCACCGCGAGGGCAAGGGCGGTCTCTGGGGTGCGTACCGCGCGGGCTTCGCTTGGGGTCTCGAGCGCGACTACGAGGTTCTCTGCGAGATGGATGCCGACGGCTCCCACGCACCAGAGCAGTTCCATCTGCTGCTGGAGAAGCTCGAGGACGGTGCCGATGTCGTCATCGGTTCCCGCTACATTCCGGGCGGCAAGACCGTCAACTGGCCAATGAGCCGTCAGGTTCTCTCCCGCGGCGGCAACCTCTACATCTCGCTGGCGCTCGGCGCGGGCATCTCGGATATCACCGCTGGCTACCGTGCTTATCGACGGGAAGTTCTCGAAACCCTTGACCTCGAGAACATTGGCAAGGCTGCGTACCTGTTCCAGACCGAGCTCGCTTTTGAGGCTGTACAGGCGGGCTTCTTGGTGGAGGAGGTTCCGATCACCTTTACTGAGCGCGAGTACGGCGAGTCCAAGATGGATGGCAGCTTTGTGAAGCAGTCTCTGCTGCAGGTCACCAAGTGGGGATTCAAGCACCGCTCGCAGCAGGTAAAAAACCTGGGGTCGGAGATTGGTCGCCTGGCTGGTCACGAGTTTAAGCAGCGATTCCGCAAGTAGGGCTAGGGCAGCCCCAAAGATTGCGGCCTACCTGTGTGGAGACGGGCTGCCTGTATGACTGCGGGCTGCAAATGTGAATACGGGCTGCCTGTATGAATGGGGGCTGCAAATGTGAAACTGTCTTAGTTTATGACAGTTTCAAGCCATTTTTCAGGCCATTTTTGTCATAAACGCAGTCAGTAACTCGGATCGGCCCGCCGCAGCCAGGCACCAACAAAAAACGGGCCCGAATAAGGAGCAAAACCTTATCCGGACCCATTTTGCAGCATGTAATTCACAGCTGCAGCGCCCTAAAGCTCACTAGCGCAAGCCAGCTCAAACCTTAAGCGTTCTTCTCTGCTTCTTCGGCTTCCTTCTGAGCCTTCAGCAGGCGAGCGGCGTTACGACGACGCTTGCGCAGCAAGTCAACACGCTCATCCAGCAGCACGTCGAGCTCCTCGATGGAGCGGCGCTCACGGAGCATGTCCCAGTGAGTCCTCGGCGGCTTCACCGGCTTGGCTTCAGTGCCTTCGCCTTCAACCAGCTCACCAATTTGGCCATTCTTGCACAGCCATTCACCTGGAATTTCCGCGTCATCCGCGAATGGGACCTCGAAGATCTCACCGGATTCAGTGCGGTAGCGGACCATCATTCGCGGCGCGAGGTCATGATCGCGATCGGTCTCATACGAAACGGCGCCCATGCGACTGCCACGAAGAACTCGATCTGCCATGTGGAACGTGCCCCCTTTGGTAGAAATACTAGACCACACATTATAACGCCTTAATCTGTATTCATGCCATAATTGACTTCTGTGTCAGATCAAAAGCCGAGCACAACTACTGCCAATTGCCAGTGGTGTGGCCGCGAAATGGAGGTCGCCATCCGCGGTCGCCGTCGCAAGTTCTGCAGCCAAGCCTGCCGGCAGCGCGCGTACGAAAAACGCACTGG
The sequence above is drawn from the Corynebacterium jeikeium genome and encodes:
- the lnt gene encoding apolipoprotein N-acyltransferase, whose amino-acid sequence is MHTNRQARSSEHGNVAQKDASKDILENPNRWQARFRALTPLKQRLVLAFIAILAGGLQFLSYAPMSWWWTAWIGLALLIFAFFCAADWKSSVVVGFSWATATALFSLPWIGSFVGIGPYVALSIVLGLLAIPAALAMWLIAQSSFPLALKLPGMAAALVAGEALLARWPFGGFPWLRVAWGQVDGPLAPAVAIGSTALVTFLAACVGAGLVALTLRSYATSAALLVGALFVGWVLPAWTQPLPEPTAADNTRVAVIQGNVPRLGLEFNAQRRAVLQNHADATNELARRVHQGKEEQPDIVIWPENSSDVSPFTDGEAARIIENAAMNIGAPIVVGTFTYTNGVQNTMVVWDPQTGPGDQHEKIYLQPFGETMPFRELLRHFSDMVAHAGDMTPGSGDAVVTTPGTDGLKKVNLGVATCYEVVFDGAFRNAVKHGATMLATPTNNATFGFTDMTYQQLAMSRMRAMEFQRSTAVAATSGVSAIVDAHGDVVKRSKIFEQKVLTETLPQYAHLTFAARFGTWIEGLLTAFGILCVVGAVLRRRGGDARAGADEVDGRDTEQNMH
- a CDS encoding polyprenol monophosphomannose synthase → MTALNESTLVVIPTFNERENLPGVIARLRAAEPRVDILVVDDSSPDGTGELADEIAAADKSDNGEEHIYVLHREGKGGLWGAYRAGFAWGLERDYEVLCEMDADGSHAPEQFHLLLEKLEDGADVVIGSRYIPGGKTVNWPMSRQVLSRGGNLYISLALGAGISDITAGYRAYRREVLETLDLENIGKAAYLFQTELAFEAVQAGFLVEEVPITFTEREYGESKMDGSFVKQSLLQVTKWGFKHRSQQVKNLGSEIGRLAGHEFKQRFRK
- a CDS encoding RNA polymerase-binding protein RbpA encodes the protein MADRVLRGSRMGAVSYETDRDHDLAPRMMVRYRTESGEIFEVPFADDAEIPGEWLCKNGQIGELVEGEGTEAKPVKPPRTHWDMLRERRSIEELDVLLDERVDLLRKRRRNAARLLKAQKEAEEAEKNA